GTCGGTAGTAATGAGGACATCCCAGGCACTGAAAGAAGTACGTGGcaatttttgcctttctttctaTTCTGCTAACGTTGTCCTGTGCTCTCATTTACAGACACATAGTGGAGAGAATGTGTGACAGCAGTACTGGAATTAAGCTGACCCGCAACTTGGAGCAAGGCAACAGATACAAAGAGACCTTCACAGGTACACCTACTGCAGGCAAAGAGCTTCCTCGCATCTGACACGCCACATGGCAGAGACAAGGGAACTACTGTACTGCCTTCATGGTGGTATCAGTTGTGGCCCAGTGGAAAGCACTAGTGCAGCCAAGCTCTTTGACACctttctctcttgctctttGCATATATGGAAGCACATGGTGGACCTCACACTTCTGGTCAACCTTGCACTTCATTGACAGTCTTTGTGGTGGTGCCAAAATGTTTCATCAAACGAAGACCTGTGTGGCAGAAGACCATCTGTCTCACCTTGGAAAAGCATGTTGTCTTGGTGTGAGAGCTGCCTTTCTCCCTGCAGGTTCTGCCCTAGTGGACTGGCTCATCTCCAACAGCTTTGCTGTGTCACGATTTGAGGCCATCACCTTGGCATCCATGCTGATGGAGGAGAACTTCATCAAGCCCGTGGGAGCCCGCAGCACTGAGGCCACACGCTACAGTGACCTCTCTGAGCAGTTCCTTGATGACTCCACTGCACTGTACATGTTTGTAAGTGATGCAGCTGCCACCAGAGGCACCTCCTCTGCCCCTTGTCACATGCTGGATTTGGGGCAGTGGTAAAGAGGACATGCATGGCGTGCAACCAAAGGCAAAATATGCAGCAtaggaaagcaaacacagaagGAGCAGGTCTAGTCTTTTAGTAGTACTAACACTTGCACTTTTGCTGGGACAAGTAGCTACATGGATATGGAGGGATCTACAAATCACATAATTAGGCATTAAAAGGAGTGTTTCCCTCAAATGCAGTGCTGTGCCTGCATGTAACGGAGGCCGTGCTGTAGTTACACTAAAACTCCAGGCCACGGTGCATGTGTAGGCTTTACAGCTGTAGTTTGTTGCTTGTAAATCTTGGACTTACAAGGTTGAGGAGTAGGGCTATGGAGTAGAATTTACTTGGGAAATATGAGCTAAAACCAgctcaaggaaaataaaatgcagaaaattgtACTTCAATGTGTGtttagattaaaaagaaaagtggaaCCATCTTTTCCTTATTTGCAGGCTGAGagcagtaagaaaaatatcagttcCAAGGAAGAGCTACAATTTAACATCTCAGAATTAAGCGGCACGATTGTGAAGCAAGGATTCTTAGTGAAACAGGTAAATACAGCCTTTGAACCTTcactggaaaacaagaaaaatgacagCTCTTCGGGCTTCCTAGAGAATAAATGTGATTTATGCGAGCGTGGCTGGACAGTTGTGGCCAGCAGAGCTAACTTGCCTGTCAGTACTACTATCAGAGATCGTGTGGTGAAGAGTATCTAGTTATAAAGAAGTGAGCTATGGAATTTGCTGCTGGGACATGACTAATTGGATGTTCTGTATATATTCACTGTATACTGAAAGGTATAAAATAGTAACAAAAGCAGAAGCCATCTCCCCCCAGCTCCAAATGCCATCTGAGGTGTTGTATTCACTTCCACGCAGATCACTGTTCCTCTGGTTTAACCTATCCCATCTGGTTAGTGTGGGCAGCTATGACATTCTGCTGGCCACAGACACATTTCAAAGCTGAGTAGACTGACTTTTGCATGAAGTGGACATTTACCTGTGGACAGTCACTCATGTACACTCTGGTGGTGGTGAGACCTGTTTTCTTCAGGCACAATTTCTTGTTGGCAGTAAGTGCTTACAGGATCCCACCCTCAGTCtacaagatttattttctgaccCTTGCTACGTCCAAGTCGAGGATCAATCACGCTGTTTCAAAGCATAACACAGCCACCGGCAGAGGGAACGCGGCCTGCACCACATGGCCACATCTCTACTCTGGCTTGCAGTGCTGTCCTTCACTGTCAGCAGCGCAGAGGGCTCTGGCGAAAGAGTGCAGAGCTGCAAAGAACCTGAAATAATCCCCTCAGAGCACACAACCATGGGCTTTTAATCCAAGACCTGTATTTAATCTGAAATTAAGAGCAAGAATTGGGGGTATAATCAATTGCTCCTGTCGCTCTCCTGTCTTGGTTCTCAGCACaacaaaggcagagaggaaagaattATCATTGTATGAAGAAGGATGTTAAGCAGAAAATCCTGGGAGTTGCTAAGATGTCagacaatatttttctctgttggcTCCAAAACCTCCTTTTTCAGTTCCTGTTTAGGTCTCCCCTACAGCCTGCAGGAAAATGGCCATTTCAGATGGTATTTTCTGGTGGTAACTTGAATTCTTCTGTTCTACAGGGGCACAAGAGGAAAAACTGGAAGGTGAGAAGATTTGTTTTGAGAGCTGATCCTGCTTTTTTGCACTACTACGACCCCACTAAGGTACGTGAGTGGGGAGTTAAGACCCCCAGAAATCCTCTtacaacattttaatgaaactaCAATTATGCTGTAAATGTTTCTTTCACCCAAATCTCCTTCTGGGTTCCTCTCTCCATTTTCTGGGGAATAAGGCCTCTCTGGCCTTCCCTGGGAGGTTATCCTTTTAGGATTTTCTATCCCTGCATCTTCCCGTCTTTTCCCCAGTGAGGTTCCTTTTCCTAAGCCAAGGGGCAGCAGTCTTCTTGgattatttggtttggtttttttgttttggtttttggtttggtttggttttgttgctgtacCCACACAGTCTGAGACCATGCTCCTGCAGGGATTCTTCCTGGGCTGTGATCTTTCTGGGCTGACATCCCACCACTTTAGGGTCCTACTACTACTGGgatttttttacattcttaTTCCAGCATTGAATAGGGTCTCCTTGATGCCAAAGTATTTATAGGAATTTCTGCTACTTAGTTTTAAACTTGCTCAGGGAATAGTGGAATTTATCTTCATGGATATAATGATCAATGTGAGCAACCCAGAAGGGCATGTTGATCCATCAGCCCCTGATGCATGGGGTACCACAAAGCCCAACAGGTTTCTAAAAGAACATGTATAGAAATGTTTTATGTGACTTTTAAAGAAGACATGAGCAACACAACAGTGAAAAGAGCTTATGTAGCTGGTTCATTTTTTGTTACTTGTTtctttgtgttggtttttttttgcactgcaaCTCACCTTTGTAATGCTATAAACTCAAACTGCAGAACCTGAAGATCAGACAAGAGAGCAAGCCTACTAGTGAAAACAggccatttttttccctatgcaGCCTCAATGAAAAGCAGCAAGCTAAAAACTtgcagaaatatatatatatttttttaatataggtTGTTGTTGATAAGATGATACATAAGTTTGAAATGTGGTTGTTAGCCTACCCTTGTGCTACATCAGAGAAACATCTGAGACTCAAACAACATAGTAATGCATTTTATTACATGTCCTAACTGACTTCTCTTGTGACATGGATGTTTTATATCTGGAAAGACTGACATCGCATCTCCACTTTCATAAAAATAGTTGATGTGCTCCGGGAAATTATTCTAATGATGATATTTTCCAGATAAgccttatttcctttctctttgcaggaagaaaacaggccAGTAGGTGGATTTTCTCTCCGTGGCTGTCTTGTCTCAGCTCTGGAGGACAACGGAGTCCCAGCAGGTAAGCACAAGCCTCTAAACTTTaacacatacatatttatgcCATAGCAATACAGTCTTTGGGTGTGGGGTTTTGCGTATGGCTGTCTGCATGCACAAGCGGGCTGgcctttcctctccccttaCAAGTAAGGGAAGAGGCACATCATAAAAAATCCCCGTATTGCTGGGTTGTCCACACCAGAGGGGATTTCTTAAGCGTTATTTCCGCTTATCTTGAGTATTACCCTTTTTATGGGCTTTCCTCAGTCAGAGGACCTCTGAGACAGTCCTAAGACACTAATTAATATTCCagagttaaaaaacaaagaggaaacaCCTTCTTTTTGGATGTTTAACTAAAAGTCTTGAGGTATCTCCTGATGTCATCCCTTTTTGGTGTGTCCTCTTTACTTATGCTattaccttttcctttttgatctCCTAGAATCCAAGTGTAGGGGAAACAAAGCCAGCAATACAAAAAACAGTTCTGCTAGTGAATATGCGTAGCTTAGGCATCTGTCCAGAACCTCAGTCTCACAGATAAGTGTTCCTGCTGTTAAAGCAATTTGTTTTATGACAGCAACCACAATGTGTGGATGTCTAATAGGGAGCATCTTTCTAAAGACGAAAGACAAGGTCTGAAAAAGATAAGGTCTGGGGATGGGGCACAATGAGCAATAGAGCTCCTTGCTAACAGGAACTCAAAGATGGGCAGGAGCATATCTGCACAAACTGGTAGGGAGTTCATCCCTTCATTGCATAACTCAAGCAAGATTTGCCATCTAAACAGCGGCTATTTTATATATGGTGCAGAGTACACAGTAGTTCATACAGTCTATGTGAGGGGTGTCTGTGCTATGTCTATATTTTGCAGAAGGGAAATCAAAGACACAAGAGCTTTAAATGTCTTATCCATAATGAAACTGAAAGGTCTGATGCCCTAATTCACTAAATgaaaattcttccccatgaagCTTCATATTGCCACAAAGCATTTCTCAGTGCACCTTCCTgatctgtcacttttttttctctacaggaGTGAAGGGCAATGTGCAAGGCAACCTCTTCAAAATCATCACCAAAAATGACATTCATTATTATATCCAGGCCAGCTCCAAGGCAGAGCGAGCACAGTGGATTGAGGCAATCAAACCACTGACATGAGTAAGCTGGACTACCTGACAAATGACAAGTCACACTTCTGACCGAGTTTCCTGATCTCATTGTCTGAGAGTGCTGTTTTTCCCTTAGATAGtctatttttgttatttgtatCACCATAGCACCTAGCAATTCCTGGCAGACCAGCATCCTAAGTGCCTAGGAGTCAGGTAGATCCAGAATAATTCCCCACCAAGAACCTAGCATCTAACCAAGAGTCAGAAGACAATAGGTGGATACAGACAAATGGGGCTTTACAAAGAAACAATGAGATATATTCcaagatggaagaaaataattattttgtaaaagtaTTCAGTCTATATCTGACAGATCCAGGTTGTGCTTTATCCTAAAGCAGAAATGTCTTGctcctttcccctttttatAAAGGGGCTCATAAACTTCATTAGTTAAGATTGACTGAATCAAAGACATGAAAGGTCCTGGTGTCTGAGGCTGCCTTTCTTGGTATTCCACAAGAGTCTTGTGCCAGGCCACAATCCAGCTGCCAGGATAACCACTGCTGCGAAACAAAACAGgggtctgtctgtccatccatctGCTCTACCCTTTGGTTCTCtgttaggctggaaaagaccaaAGGATCCTCCTCGCCAGTATATAGAATATTCTTGTGTTGGTAATGGCCCATAGCAGTACGGGATGCTGAGTATCACATCAGACCAGTGGCAGTTATTCCAGACAATCGCTGACGCTGAATACATTGGAAGAAATCACTCAGCCATAAAAGCAAGACTTTTCCTCCTGATTATCACCGTAAGTCCATTTATGTGGAGCACCATTGGGACTGAGAACTCTAACAGCAGTTCTGACtattgctttttatattttaagcCATTAAATTTTCTATTATTTGTTTAGTAAACTTGACTTTgatattgttaaaaaaaaaagtttagtgCTTTCAAATCTCCTGTTCTctttatacattatttttcttagagTGCAGTTTGAGTATATGAAAATAATGGTTTCACACACTGTAAATTTAGATTTATATAGAAACTGAGACATTCTTCACAACACCAGAGGGTAGAATGGAATGTACGAGATGATTAAAACACCTGAGCAGCCTGCTGATATACTGTTTTCATAAAATTCCTCATGTTATCTGAGTACCTGTATCTGACAGCCGGACTCTGCAGAGCCTCCAAAATCTCCCTGAAAAGAGCATGCTGTTTACCTTCCCTGAAATCACAGAGTAATTTGATAGCCACAGAGATATCCACAGAACCACCTCTTTACAGATCTTTTTTGTTCCCCAAGTTATGTACTACAAAGAAAGTCTCTTTTCCCTCCATCCTGTGTTATAACAAACCAATCAAAACAGAGCCAAAGGCAGCAGCTATGATATATGCTTATAAATGTATTAGAATAGCTATGCATTTAGGCCTTTCTTCTAAATCTATAGCAATGAAACAATAGCACAACACTCAAGTGCATTCAAATATTTAACAGAGCTGGTAAAGAAGTTTGCCAGCAAAGATGCAGTTTGAATTAGATACAAGAATGGGCAATGCAGTTTTGGCTACAGGTACCATTTCCTAGGGCTGGTCCAGAGAAGACCATGAAATCCACAGCTGTTGAAACCTTTCAATTCACAAGAACGCTACCTGCAAGAGACAGGGATGCTGACAGGGCATTTATCACTCTGTACTGGGAAGTACAGATGGCTTTGCACTGACTGAGCAGAGATTCCAGGAAAAGCAATTCCCTCCTGATAACGTGAGCCTTGCTGGGGACCACCAGGCTCCCTTATTTACTTATAAGAAAAtctcctgcttctcttttctcagTCCCACCACCTGCTTACTGCCCAGTTCTGGTGACAAGGGTAACAGCCACCCCACAGCTGAGGATTGAGCTCTGCCAGCTGGCATGCCTGGGGACCTAGGGGACCACGAGGATGTGAGACACTGCATAGCATCATAAATCTTGCTCTTTGGGAGGCCACAAGAGTATCTCAGCAAAGGCTCTCTGATTTACCTGGACCAGCCATAGCTCTGCAATTGCTGAGTGTGCATAGGAAAAAAGTGTATATTTCAAACAcatcagcaaattaaaaatatacagttcCCACTCTCCAGAATCAGCCAGGGAAAAGGACAAAACATTTCTCAGACAGGAGAAAGTACATTTGCCTCTGTCCCCTGGTGATATTGtggtgtcctttttttttcaagctacTTTGGTAAGCTTGATGTCTCCTGAGATCTGCAAAGCTTTCACCAAATTCAGCGGCTGGATGCGGTGAGTGAAGTCACAGAGCTGCCGTCCATCAAGCAAGACTCGTATTTGCTGGTGTTCACATAAGAGCTCCATCTGCAATGGAAAAGGACAGGGGAAGCGTGTTAGAGATCAACAGAAGAGTTGATTTCACCAGCATGGACTTAGGACCCCATGTGATGGGGATAGTGAAGCGCAAAGTCTACTGGTTCTTCTGAAGTGCCCCTAATAAATAACCTGCCCTCTGATGACATGATACGGTAAAGCTCCTTATAGTGAGTTCTCTCACTAATTCTAGAGAAAGGAATGAATCTCCCCCATCAGGGCTTGAACTGTTGTTCTCTGTGCCATACTAGACTGGTTAGCCTGGCATTGTCAATAGTTAGCTATTTGTGGTCATATACTTAGACTTCAgcctctctcccctcctttctcCACCCTTTTCATAGTACCCCCAAAATTACCTTAAATGTGTCGCCTGCTGTAAATGGAAAGTAGGGAatagtcttctcttctcttccccattTCCCAGCAATTCGTGCATTTCGGGTGATAGATTTGTCACTAAAGTTAACTGTAAATAACAGCCCAACGTCTTTGTTTGCATCCAGTGGATCGCAGAGCAGAgtcacagaaaagctgaaaaaacagtgaaataacTGGGACTTTCAGAAATGTGAAAGGACATGGTTAAACATGGCAAATGCCTTTAAAGACTTAGACAGCCCTTGATTTCTTGTCAGACTGAAACATGGGACTTCTACAGGCTTAGAAGCTGCAGAAATGGATGAGAACAGGCTTGTTTCTCCTCCGGTTTCCAGTAGGATGATAGTGACTGCTGATGTTGCTTTCCCTCTCTTGTGACTGAAATCAAACCACCATTTCTGCACGAGCCAATTCCAATTTGTGTCCTAAAAGAGGTTATGGCAAACTCTTCACCAGTGCAAGCACTGGTGTTTATCAGTGTAGGTGCAAAAAAGTGTAGTGGTAAGCACAGTTGCTGTCATCCAGATTAAACACAGCAATGAACCTGCACCTCTTGCGTCAAAACCACTGGTTTTAAAATGGTGTTGATTTTAGCCCCCAGCAGACAACCAAGATGCAGATTCAGAACTGCacctcttcctggaggagaaatGCTGTTTGTGTGCCCACTCCAGTTCATATTAGATATGGTCAAGGACTAGAAAATCCTGACAGGGCAGTCAGAAAGGCTTAACAGAGAATTCTTTCTTGTCACTTTAAGCTCAGTCTAAGAGcaggaaaattaaacaaagcCATAAATCTGTTTTACTTTCTTCCTCCAAAGAGCACAGACCCTTAAGAGATCTTTTGAAGACAGGCAGGAGCATGTATGACAGGGTGaagcccccaccagccccctcACCTACCTCTTGGGGTTGGAGTGTACCATTCCTATGACTGTGAGTTTCATGGCTGGTCTCAGGCCACCTTTAATTTCACCAACATACTGCTCCACCTGCAGGGAACAGTGAAAATGAGCTGCAGCAGGTCATGCCGGGGGTAAACCAGCTTTAACAGCTGCTTGGGTCACCTCATGTAACTTGATTTGATTTTTACATGTATAAAAGaacttaaaaatacttctggCCTAAAGTACTTCTTGCATTTTTGGTAAAAATTCTGCCAGTTCTGGTACCTGAGGCGAGTGAGAGGGCTGCCGTAAGCGAACGGCTGGTGGCAAGGCGATGGTTGCCTGACAGGACTGCCGGCTCCGCTGGGCAGTTTCTGACCAAAGCCCCTGTCAGTAAGATGCGTGGCAGCTGTCAGTGCTCTCCCTGACTGACGAGTGCGACCGACAGCCCTGATAGAGTGCCTCAGGGGGCTCTGAGAACAGCCACCACTGACTTTAGGTGACTGAGGCCACTCTCCAAGACCAGAGCAGGGACTGCAAGAGCTGTGGTGACCCACAGATCCCATCAGTGACAGGACCCAGACAGCTGACACATCTGGGATGAGCTGGTGATGGCTGCTGTGGTCTAACAACACCACAAATCTGTTGCAGCGCTCCATGCAACAGATCAAAAGCTTTGCGGTAGCATGACGCAGAGCTCAGACTCTGCATGAACTTACTCCGCCAGCTCTATTTCTTTAGCAGATTTCAGTAGGCTGATGTGACATCAGCAGGCTTCACGCTGGCTGAGTAGCCTCTGTCCTCCCCAAAGCCAACAAAGATGCTGTCCTGCCGCTGCATGTTGACAGAAATGCAACCATGTCCTCCCAGCTGATCCCAGTCGCACCTGTCCCCATCACATTGCCAGAGCCAGAAAATGGCTTCTCAGGGGATCCACTTTTGTTCTGTTCACAGACACCTGCAGCTGCGAACCCCACCCAAACTGCAGAGCTACATTTACTTGCTCCAAATAATTCTCCAACAGCTTGGACAGTCAGTGGAGAAACTAATACAGGCAATGGTtgacatggaaaaataaaagagcgAGCTTGGAAACAAGTGATAAGACATGTTTCGAGAATTCAGTTTCAgaaatgcctttaaaatgtaaatgccaGTAGCCAGTCTCTATGCAGATCCACTTAGAAAGAAGCTGCTATAAACTGCCAAGCATTATTAGCAATTTGCATAACACTGATAATATTCCAAGGCAATGCACAGCAGACCctaatttagattaaaaaaacttTATCGTTCCAGTGTTCCAAGGCAAAAATTCAGACATTTTTTGCTAGAAGACCTGTACAATATATGCACGGTTTAGTATTTAGACTATGAGAAGCACCACATCAGCATGGAAACCCACAGACTTCGATTGACAGCAAATGGGCTTCCATTCAAGCGTAAGGTGCTACGGCTATTccatagatatttttaaattttggaaaaCATAACCAAtgttagatttttaaattattgaatGCCAGCTTGCTTGACAGAAACACAAATTcaagatgaaaaatgttttgcctATACTCCGTTTCCTGATTTCAAtatacacagaatcacagaatcacagaatcacagaatgttagggattggaagggacctcaaaagatcatctagtccaatccccctgccagagcaggaaaacttaggtgaggttacacaggaaggcgtccaggcgggttttgaatgtctccagagaaggagaatccacaacctccctgggcagcctgttccagtgctctgtcaccctcactgagaagaagtttcttctcacatttaagtggaacctcttgtgttccagcttgaacccgttaccccttgtcttactgttggttgtcactgagaagagcctagctccatcctcgtgacacccgccctttatatatttataaacattaatgaggtcacccctcagtctcctcttctgcaagctaaagagacccagctccctcagcctttcctcataagggagatgctccactcccttaatcatctttgtggccctgcgctggactctctccagcagttccctgtccttcttgaactgaggggcccagaactggacacaatattccagatgaggtctcaccagggcagagtagaggggaaggagaacctctctggacctactaaccaccccccttctaatacaccccaggatgccattggccttcttggccacaagggcacagtgctggctcatggtcatcctgctgtccaccaggacccccaggtctctttcccctacactgctctctaataggtcattccccaacctgtactggaacctggggttgttcctgcccagatgcaagactctacatttccccttgttatatttcattaaatttttccccgcccaactctctagcctgtccagatctcgctggatggcagcacagccttctggcgtgtcagccactcctcccagcttggtgtcatcagcaaacttgctgatagtacactcaattccctcatccaagtcattgatgaatatattgaacagtattggtcccagaactgacccttgaggcactccactagatacaggcctccaaccagactccgccccattgatcacaactctctggcttctccccttcagccagtttgcagtccacctcactacccgatcatccagtccacacttcctcagttttgccgtgaggatgctgtgggagacggtgtcaaatgctttgctgaagtcaaggtagaccacatccactgctctgccatcgtcaatccaccttgttacgtcttcataaaaggctatgaggttggtcaaacacgacttccccttggtgaagccatgttgactgtccctgatgaccctcttatccttgatatgtcttaagatggcaccaaggataaggtgttccatcactttcccagggatggaggtgaggctgactggtctatagttgcccgggtcctccttcttgccctttttgaagaccggagtgacatttgctttcctccagtcctcaggcacctctcccgtttcccaagacttggcaaagatgatggagagcggtccagcaatgacttcagccagctccctcagcacccgcgggtgcatcccatctggacccatggatttatggatgtccagattgcttaattgctccctaacccagtcctcatcaactgaggcagactcctccattgccctgccttcctctggggcctcaggggtacggggctcctcaggacagcctccggcagagtagacagagacaaagaaggcattcagtaattctgccttctctgtatcttctgtcaccagggcacccaccccgttcatcagtgggcctacattgcctctgg
Above is a window of Caloenas nicobarica isolate bCalNic1 chromosome 5, bCalNic1.hap1, whole genome shotgun sequence DNA encoding:
- the PLEK2 gene encoding pleckstrin-2 encodes the protein MQEAAGILKEGFLVKRGHIVRNWKVRWFVLLQDKLLYYKIEGGKKEPSPKGRILLDGCTITCPCLEYENRPLLIKLRTKTNTDYFLECCSREERDSWALDITGAIHAGHPVQVQELHRMKNSFKLLEKISLQHIVERMCDSSTGIKLTRNLEQGNRYKETFTGSALVDWLISNSFAVSRFEAITLASMLMEENFIKPVGARSTEATRYSDLSEQFLDDSTALYMFAESSKKNISSKEELQFNISELSGTIVKQGFLVKQGHKRKNWKVRRFVLRADPAFLHYYDPTKEENRPVGGFSLRGCLVSALEDNGVPAGVKGNVQGNLFKIITKNDIHYYIQASSKAERAQWIEAIKPLT
- the LOC135989703 gene encoding galectin-related protein A-like, which encodes MTEERCPKVEQYVGEIKGGLRPAMKLTVIGMVHSNPKSFSVTLLCDPLDANKDVGLLFTVNFSDKSITRNARIAGKWGREEKTIPYFPFTAGDTFKMELLCEHQQIRVLLDGRQLCDFTHRIQPLNLVKALQISGDIKLTKVA